The Biomphalaria glabrata chromosome 17, xgBioGlab47.1, whole genome shotgun sequence genome segment CTATATCGAAATGTTGTGATTTATACTGTTATCAAATATTGCATTACATACCGCATTATTGCTTCAAGTGTAGCTTGTATACATTCAAGCCTGACTTATTGAAGGACATTGTAATTCACATTATTGTAGGACATTCTGGTTTAACTAACTTGTGGGACATTTTGGTTTAACTTATTGTAAGACATTCTAGTTTAACTCATTGTAGTGCATTCTGGTTTaacatattgtaagacattttGGTTTTCTTATTGTAGAACATTGTGGTTTAACTCATGGGACATTCTGGTTTAACTTATTGAAAGACAATCTAGTTTAACTTATTGTAGTGCAATCTGGTTGAACGTATTGTAGGACATTCTGGATTAACTTATTGTGGGACATTCTGGATAACCTTATTGTGGTACATTCTAGAGAAACTTGTAGGACATTcaggtctaacttattacataGCTATCTTTGTGTGACGTGTTGTAGGACATACATTAGGACATTCTTGACCAAGTTACAGCATGTCTAATTGTATCTGTAATTATAACGAACAAAAGCTGGATTACGCAAAATTTAAGTCGACAAAATATATGAATATCTTTTTTGATGTTGTTATAGCTTCCGCTTCGAGGCCACCTTTTGTCACAGTCTCATGTCCCTGTTTGACCAAAACTACGGCTTGTGGACGTCTTGTGTACATACTGACCGAAACTTTCTTTACTGTATTCTCTTCAGTGGCAGTAGGATGGCCAGTAACAATACAAGCCGTTGCCTGGATCAGTTTGAGCTGCCCAGCATCACGGATGACACGCGTATCACTCTGTTGCTTATCATCTTAACGACCACCTTGTCCGTGTTGATCGTTGCCACAAATTTCTGCTTCATTCTCGTCATGTGTCGCTACAGACGCAAATACAGCTGCAGGGATCACAGCAAGTCGCTGCTGATAATGATGTCCTTGGCGACCTGCGACGCACTGATCGGGGCGGTACTACTGCCCCAGCTTGCGTACGTTGTCGTCAACAATGGTTACTGGAGCATTCAAGGAGAGTTCTGTCTGATGTTTCTGATGCTGGACAAGGTGCTCAGCACTGTCTCCATTTACCACATTGCATTAATGGCCCTGGATAGATATCTGGCAGCTTGTAGGCCACTCCTGTACCTTAAGTTACAAACTAAAACTGTATACTTTCTAATTTTAGCCACTTGGGCTTTTCCCATAGTGTCCACTTCGGCGTCTTTAGTTACAAGCCTCGTCTACTACGATCTGTATACATCCATTCAATGCATGTCCGTAAGCCATGTTTGCTTTGAGTATTTCACAGGGTTGGTGCTTCTTACCGAGATGTTACTCGACTTTTGGGTGCCgctattaataatttatacccTTTACCTGCTCATTACTCGAAAAATTTACGCCTATGAGCGGCAGTTCTTTGTTAAGTTCAATGCTTTGACGCAGCCATTAGCAAAAGCAACAACTGAAGCTCTGGTCCATGCGAAACGCTTCTCCAAACCAGCCCACTCCATTGAAAGGGAAGTAGAAATTAACAAAGCGAAAATTCTCGCTTCTGCGGCTATGCCTTCATCGAGACTTTTGTCAGACGATATCTATAAGAAGGGCGAAGATGATGGCAATAGGAAAGACGGAGACGATGTCGCCCCGAGACACAAAGACGACGCCATCTCGGTGAAATGGACTGAAGAAGAGGGGCGGCTGTCGAAAGGCAGCTTCGCCCACAGCGACCAGGAGAGGAAGTTAAGAAGGAACAGTTTAAAAGCCTACGTGACAGTGGGCTGCATCGTCGTGGCGTTCACCGTCTGCTGGCTTCCCTACAACATCTTCCACATTGTTGTCTATTTGTTAAAGATGGAATTGTGGCCCGTGGTTTATATCTGTTTTACTATCCTAAGCTACGCAAATTCGGCCGTAAACCCGATTTGCTTTTGTTTCACGAGTATCGTGCGCCAAGCCATTGCAGAGGAATTCTGCTGAAACAGTGCAAACCAGCTCTAGACAATACTGCACATTCTTTGAACTGTGCAAAACCAGCTCTAGACAATATTGTAAATTGTTGAACCGCGCAAAGAGAACTTTACGAAGCATTATttaacaacaaccaaaaaaggCATCCCTCTAActaaatgaaactaaagcacAAAGTAGTCAAGCTGAAACAAGTgcatctacttttttttttatagtagtcCTACTAAATAAATGGATTTGTATAAATCTTGGaaatataaaatgaacattGTTGTCTGAATTTATGATAGCGATGCTTAATACAAATTGTAGTTTGTGTGAGTTGCGGCcctcttttttacaaagcttagatcaactcactctgtctgtgtctggttaaaagtttgtTCACGTGATTTCTCCCGAACCTAATttaggatcaagctgaaatgtcTCACAGTTATTTCCtatacctgacaacacaagattcaataaaaaaaattaaacatttagtgaattagttaattatctattggtaatggtattggatggctgcctggtcgtgaggtttgcgcgctggactgtcgttcggatttatcgatggtcgagggttcaaatcctgcccgctcccatcccccgtcgtcctgcgggaggtttggactaggaagtaaactatcttcaactctgaaggaacatccgaaacatgtcaaacattttacaaactaacaacaaaacaattattttgtttttcggtatctcgaacaagggaaagaaattgtacttgttTATGGGTCGACTagtacctttttaaaaacaaagctcatGTCATACGTACTTTGACAAGTTGGAAAATGGATGGGGAGGGGAGAGAAAGGAGAATCTGTATGAATGTTGCcgtgatcgtttttttttttaaatgtattttttttatagaaacaaGCTTACAAAGATTGTTTGTGTAGAAAAAAGAAACTCcaaattgcccccccccccccgaagtgaCCCGGTCAGCGAGAATATTAGAAACAGAGTAtcccaggggtgggcaacctttttctattgAAGGTCgccaaatttcttttttttttttaaataagaatggAGGACCGCATATAAATATAACCATAGCTAATtatgtataatgtcttttaatttacatttatatcgtatcaaacatttacattatttttcttcgCTCTACTAATTGAGGAATAACAAAAAGTTCTGaaactacattttaaaactgtATTATAGTCTTTTGCTGCACAACAAGTCACCACAAATGTACCGTTTTTACTTAATATGAAGTATTTCACTTTTTTACACTCAGTACAAAAGTGttgaactagcttactagttgttatcctcTTTGACTGCTTTCAAATCCCAGTCAGTCAGCAATCCACCTGTTTTATGTTTGTTGGCAGTAAGACTAGATGGTTGGGATATCGTTCTTTAATTTTCTACATAGTGAATCGTTTTTCATAGTCAAAGCACGGGCTCCATCAGTGGATCAGCTCGCCATCACTTTCAACACAATTCTTCGTAGCATTAAATAAACACAAGCGTGAGTTTGCGTCTTTAAATAAACACAAGCCCGAGTTTGCGTCTTTAAATAAACACAAGCCTGAGTTTGCGTCATGAACTAAACGTTTCGAATTATTGccaattaatattattttcgtTTTCTTAAATCTTTTTAGAATGAGATGCATAGAGATTGTTGCTTTAGCCCTCTTCATcataagaaatagaaatagtaacagtttaaaactatttatctttaataattttgcattttttaataagataagataagataagatacttttattgatccaatcaaatggaaaatcagtttgactacaattgacaacctcagcgtaactactttacaaaaacaatatggatgaaaattcgaacaacattcactcacgaaacacatacacattt includes the following:
- the LOC106058069 gene encoding histamine H1 receptor-like; translation: MASNNTSRCLDQFELPSITDDTRITLLLIILTTTLSVLIVATNFCFILVMCRYRRKYSCRDHSKSLLIMMSLATCDALIGAVLLPQLAYVVVNNGYWSIQGEFCLMFLMLDKVLSTVSIYHIALMALDRYLAACRPLLYLKLQTKTVYFLILATWAFPIVSTSASLVTSLVYYDLYTSIQCMSVSHVCFEYFTGLVLLTEMLLDFWVPLLIIYTLYLLITRKIYAYERQFFVKFNALTQPLAKATTEALVHAKRFSKPAHSIEREVEINKAKILASAAMPSSRLLSDDIYKKGEDDGNRKDGDDVAPRHKDDAISVKWTEEEGRLSKGSFAHSDQERKLRRNSLKAYVTVGCIVVAFTVCWLPYNIFHIVVYLLKMELWPVVYICFTILSYANSAVNPICFCFTSIVRQAIAEEFC